In the genome of Bradyrhizobium arachidis, one region contains:
- a CDS encoding FAD-dependent oxidoreductase, which translates to MTEDKKPSGPDLTGGVSLTEFKDGKLLGHVGEEDVLLVQAGSDIFAIEPACSHYHGPLAEGLVVDDTIRCPWHHACFSLRTGEATRPPALNALAVWDVARDGDRIVVQRKREAPKPSTAHRSAPTPEKFVIVGGGAAGFAAAETLRREGFSGAITMLSNDAAMPVDRPNLSKDYLAGNAPEDWLPLRGEDYYQDAGIDLRLNTDVSAIDPKARSVTLGNGDKLPFDRLLLATGAEPVKLRIPGADQPHVHTLRSVADSRAIIKAAGSAKRALVIGASFIGLEVAASLRARKIEVHVVAPEERPMQKVLGPEMGDFVRALHEENGVNFHLKDTVEKLDGTRATLKSGAVIEADLVVVGIGVKPRLLLAEQAGLAADRGVSVSEFLETSIAGIFAAGDIARWPDPHSRHTIRVEHWVVAERQGQTAARNMLGTRERFDAVPFFWSQHYDVPINYVGHAESFDDIAIDGSISGKDCLLKYRKGGRVLAVASIYRDLDNLKAELEMERSRP; encoded by the coding sequence ATGACCGAGGACAAGAAGCCGAGCGGACCCGACCTCACCGGCGGCGTGTCGCTGACCGAATTCAAGGACGGCAAATTGCTCGGCCATGTCGGCGAGGAGGATGTCCTGCTGGTGCAGGCCGGCAGCGACATCTTCGCGATCGAGCCGGCCTGCAGCCACTATCACGGCCCACTCGCCGAGGGGCTGGTGGTCGATGACACCATCCGCTGTCCCTGGCATCACGCCTGCTTCTCCTTGCGCACGGGCGAGGCGACCCGCCCGCCGGCGCTGAATGCACTCGCGGTATGGGACGTCGCGCGCGATGGCGACAGGATCGTCGTTCAGCGCAAGCGTGAGGCGCCGAAACCATCAACGGCTCATCGCAGCGCGCCGACGCCGGAAAAATTCGTCATCGTCGGCGGCGGTGCGGCGGGCTTTGCGGCGGCCGAGACGCTCCGGCGCGAGGGTTTTAGCGGCGCCATCACCATGCTCAGCAATGACGCCGCGATGCCGGTCGACCGTCCCAACCTCTCCAAGGATTACCTCGCCGGCAACGCGCCGGAGGATTGGCTGCCGCTGCGCGGCGAGGACTATTATCAGGACGCCGGCATCGACCTCAGGCTGAACACGGACGTCTCGGCGATCGATCCGAAGGCGCGCAGCGTGACGCTCGGCAATGGCGACAAGCTCCCGTTCGATCGGCTGCTGCTCGCCACCGGCGCCGAGCCGGTCAAGCTCCGGATTCCCGGCGCGGACCAGCCGCATGTCCACACCCTGCGCTCCGTTGCCGACAGCCGTGCCATCATCAAGGCGGCCGGCAGCGCCAAGCGCGCGCTGGTGATCGGCGCCAGCTTCATCGGCTTGGAAGTTGCGGCATCGCTGCGTGCGCGCAAGATCGAGGTGCATGTCGTCGCGCCCGAGGAGCGGCCGATGCAGAAGGTGCTCGGCCCCGAGATGGGCGACTTCGTGCGCGCGCTGCACGAGGAGAACGGCGTCAACTTCCATCTCAAGGACACCGTCGAGAAGCTCGACGGCACCCGCGCCACATTGAAGAGCGGCGCCGTCATCGAGGCCGATCTCGTCGTGGTCGGAATCGGCGTCAAGCCGCGCCTCTTGCTGGCCGAGCAGGCCGGCCTTGCCGCCGATCGCGGCGTCAGCGTCAGCGAATTTCTGGAGACCAGCATCGCCGGCATCTTCGCAGCCGGCGACATCGCGCGCTGGCCCGATCCGCATTCGCGGCACACCATCCGCGTCGAGCACTGGGTGGTGGCGGAGCGCCAGGGCCAGACCGCGGCGCGCAACATGCTCGGCACGCGCGAGCGCTTCGACGCGGTGCCGTTCTTCTGGAGCCAGCATTACGACGTGCCGATCAACTATGTCGGCCATGCCGAGAGCTTTGACGACATCGCGATCGACGGCAGCATTTCCGGCAAGGACTGCTTGTTGAAGTACCGCAAGGGTGGCCGCGTGCTGGCGGTCGCCTCAATTTATCGCGACCTCGACAACCTCAAGGCCGAGCTCGAGATGGAGCGGTCGCGCCCCTGA
- a CDS encoding HdeD family acid-resistance protein, with the protein MTSASDTTHPSGLGSGITALHAKWGWIVALGVVYLIAGFIALGSMVMATVASVIVVGAMMIVAGATEIIGAFQMKSWGKFLIWALLGVLYVIAGFLTFENPLFAAVLLTLFLGISLIASGAVRLFLAFSMKRESPWVWVALSAAITLLLGLLIVARWPVNSVYILGLFLGIDLIMAGAGWISLGFALKRRG; encoded by the coding sequence ATGACAAGTGCTTCGGATACGACTCATCCTTCAGGCCTCGGCTCGGGCATTACGGCGCTTCACGCCAAATGGGGCTGGATCGTCGCCCTCGGCGTCGTCTATCTCATCGCCGGCTTCATCGCGCTCGGCAGCATGGTGATGGCGACGGTCGCGAGCGTGATCGTGGTCGGCGCCATGATGATCGTCGCCGGCGCCACCGAGATCATCGGCGCGTTCCAGATGAAGAGCTGGGGCAAATTCCTGATCTGGGCGTTGCTCGGCGTGCTCTACGTCATCGCCGGCTTCCTCACCTTCGAGAACCCGCTGTTTGCGGCAGTCCTGCTGACGCTTTTCCTCGGCATATCGCTGATCGCCTCCGGCGCCGTCAGGCTGTTTCTCGCCTTCAGCATGAAGCGCGAAAGCCCGTGGGTGTGGGTGGCGCTCTCCGCCGCCATCACGCTGCTGCTTGGCCTCCTGATCGTGGCGCGCTGGCCGGTCAACAGCGTCTACATCCTCGGCCTGTTCCTCGGCATCGACCTGATCATGGCCGGCGCCGGCTGGATCAGCCTCGGCTTCGCCCTGAAGCGGCGCGGCTAG
- the folE gene encoding GTP cyclohydrolase I FolE, with product MKLQARKLERVAVAQAPSDRPDRAEVEQAIRTMIRWAGDDPARDGLRETPDRVARAFEEYFSGYAQDPTEILQKTFEEIEGYDEMIVLRGVRFESHCEHHMAPIVGRAWVAYIPQGRVVGISKLARVVDVYAKRLQIQEKMTAQIANTINDVLRPEGVGVIIKATHHCMTTRGAHKPGTDLVTSRMLGVFRDNALTRQELLGLANSDD from the coding sequence ATGAAGTTGCAAGCGCGCAAGCTGGAACGGGTTGCGGTGGCGCAGGCGCCGAGCGACCGGCCCGACAGGGCGGAGGTCGAGCAGGCGATCCGGACCATGATCCGCTGGGCCGGCGACGATCCGGCGCGCGACGGCCTGCGCGAGACGCCGGACCGCGTCGCGCGCGCTTTCGAGGAGTATTTTTCCGGCTATGCGCAGGATCCGACCGAAATCCTGCAAAAGACCTTCGAGGAGATCGAGGGCTATGACGAGATGATCGTGCTGCGCGGCGTTCGCTTCGAGAGCCATTGCGAGCATCACATGGCGCCGATCGTCGGCCGCGCCTGGGTCGCCTATATCCCGCAGGGCCGCGTCGTCGGCATCAGCAAGCTTGCGCGCGTCGTCGATGTCTACGCCAAGCGCCTCCAGATCCAGGAGAAGATGACCGCGCAGATCGCCAACACGATCAACGATGTGTTGAGGCCCGAAGGCGTCGGTGTCATCATCAAGGCGACGCATCACTGCATGACGACGCGCGGCGCGCACAAGCCCGGCACCGATCTTGTCACCAGCCGCATGTTGGGCGTGTTCCGCGATAATGCGCTGACCCGCCAGGAACTCCTGGGGCTGGCCAATTCGGACGATTGA
- a CDS encoding transglutaminase family protein produces MIYDIRHVTTYEYESPVSFARCTLRLEPRTGNGQELISHRVEIRPRPAERHVRRDFFGTLTESIVIEAAHRNLRIDSRSRVSVERQPPARDASSPPWESVRDIAFEATSLGPSSPVGYVFASPLVPVLRPVSAYAAESFASGRGILAGAVDLMHRIRTEFRYDPKATVISTPLNEVFDKRHGVCQDFAHVMIAGLRGLGLPAAYVSGYLRTIPPPGQPRLQGADATHAWVSLWCGAELGWVDFDPTNDLLVANDHIMLAVGRDFSDVSPVDGIIVGSPKQKLGVAVDVLLAE; encoded by the coding sequence GTGATCTACGACATCCGTCACGTCACCACTTACGAGTATGAAAGTCCGGTCAGCTTCGCCCGCTGCACGCTGCGACTGGAGCCGCGAACCGGCAATGGCCAGGAGCTGATCTCGCATCGCGTCGAGATCCGTCCGCGTCCGGCCGAGCGTCACGTCCGGCGCGATTTCTTCGGCACGCTGACCGAGAGCATCGTGATCGAGGCGGCGCATCGCAACTTGCGGATCGATTCACGTTCGCGTGTCTCCGTCGAGCGGCAGCCGCCGGCGCGCGATGCGTCGAGCCCGCCCTGGGAGAGCGTTCGCGACATCGCCTTCGAAGCAACCAGCCTCGGGCCGTCCTCGCCGGTCGGCTATGTCTTTGCAAGCCCGCTGGTACCGGTGCTGCGTCCCGTCAGTGCCTATGCTGCAGAGAGTTTTGCGTCAGGCAGGGGTATCCTCGCTGGCGCGGTCGATCTCATGCATCGCATCCGCACCGAATTCCGCTACGATCCCAAGGCCACCGTGATCTCCACGCCGCTCAACGAGGTCTTCGACAAGCGCCACGGCGTCTGTCAGGATTTCGCTCATGTGATGATCGCAGGGCTGCGCGGCCTCGGTCTGCCGGCGGCCTATGTCAGCGGCTATTTGCGCACCATTCCGCCGCCGGGTCAGCCGCGCTTGCAGGGCGCCGACGCCACCCATGCCTGGGTGTCGCTGTGGTGCGGGGCGGAGCTCGGCTGGGTCGATTTCGATCCGACCAACGATCTCCTGGTCGCCAATGACCATATCATGCTCGCGGTCGGCCGCGACTTCTCCGACGTCTCGCCGGTCGACGGCATCATCGTCGGTTCGCCGAAACAGAAGCTCGGCGTCGCCGTCGACGTGCTGCTGGCAGAGTGA
- a CDS encoding ABC transporter substrate-binding protein, producing MKAALALAAALAAACLSTPVFAQKSYGPGVSDTEIKIGNTMPYSGPASPLGITGRVISAYFDEVNEKGGVNGRKLNLISLDDAFSPPKTMEAARRLVEGDGVAFIFATMGTAPSSAIAKYLNSNKVPQIFLISSASKWNDPANMPWSMALPWAPNYTSEAAIDVAYARAKNPNARFAVLYQNDDAGKEYFRGVKEALGADADKAIAMASSFEVTDPTVDSQVLTLANTKADVFMIYSVTPRACAQAIRKAHEVGWQPTRFLASGCANKATVMTPAGLDAGKGVLSLGSLKPFVEQPKDDPAMTAYIEFMKKRLPNADINNVAGLYGYTVAEALVVLLKQCKDNLTRENIMAQAANLKNVPLSLLMPGITLNTTPQDFRPIKDGYMLQFDGNDWVVASELLRGT from the coding sequence ATGAAAGCCGCTTTGGCCCTGGCCGCAGCGCTGGCTGCAGCCTGCCTTTCCACGCCCGTGTTCGCGCAGAAATCCTACGGTCCCGGTGTCAGCGACACCGAGATCAAGATCGGCAACACCATGCCCTATAGCGGCCCGGCATCGCCGCTCGGCATCACCGGCCGGGTGATCTCCGCCTATTTCGACGAGGTCAACGAGAAGGGCGGGGTCAACGGCCGCAAGCTCAACCTGATCTCGCTCGACGACGCCTTCTCGCCGCCCAAGACCATGGAAGCCGCGCGGCGCCTCGTCGAGGGCGACGGCGTCGCCTTCATCTTCGCGACCATGGGCACCGCGCCGAGCTCGGCGATCGCGAAATACCTCAACAGCAACAAAGTGCCGCAGATCTTCTTGATCAGCTCGGCCTCGAAGTGGAACGATCCGGCCAACATGCCGTGGTCGATGGCGCTGCCGTGGGCGCCGAACTACACCAGCGAGGCCGCGATCGACGTCGCCTATGCCCGTGCCAAGAACCCGAATGCGCGCTTCGCGGTGCTCTATCAGAACGACGACGCGGGCAAGGAATATTTCCGCGGGGTCAAGGAGGCGCTCGGCGCTGACGCCGACAAGGCGATCGCGATGGCCTCGAGCTTCGAGGTCACCGATCCCACCGTCGATTCCCAGGTGCTGACTCTCGCCAACACCAAGGCCGACGTCTTCATGATCTATTCGGTGACGCCGCGCGCCTGCGCCCAGGCGATCCGGAAAGCCCATGAGGTCGGCTGGCAGCCGACACGCTTCCTCGCGAGCGGCTGCGCCAACAAGGCGACGGTGATGACGCCTGCTGGCCTCGATGCCGGCAAGGGCGTGCTCTCGCTCGGCTCGCTCAAACCGTTCGTCGAGCAGCCGAAGGACGATCCGGCGATGACGGCCTATATCGAGTTCATGAAGAAGCGCCTGCCCAATGCCGACATCAACAACGTCGCCGGCCTCTACGGCTACACCGTCGCCGAGGCGCTGGTGGTGCTGCTCAAGCAATGCAAGGACAATCTGACGCGCGAGAACATCATGGCGCAGGCGGCTAACCTGAAGAACGTGCCGCTGTCGCTGCTGATGCCCGGCATCACCCTCAACACCACGCCGCAGGATTTCCGCCCGATCAAGGACGGCTACATGCTCCAGTTCGACGGCAACGACTGGGTCGTCGCGAGCGAGCTCTTGCGCGGGACGTGA
- a CDS encoding circularly permuted type 2 ATP-grasp protein, whose amino-acid sequence MAEGAAEDDRAGQAQGQREGQRRLAQWVRDYSRLPGIPDEFLGPDGAPRAVWSRFFDAFGALAPDEAERRFAMADRHLREAGVTYRAPGDSADRPWSLSQLPLLIDEADWQQLSAGITQRAELLELVLRDIYGEGRLVAEGALPAAAIAGSPEYLRPVCGVPPPGGRYLSLYAADVGRGPDGRWWVLGDRTQAPSGAGYALENRLVQSRAFSDLYKSMNVPRVAPFFEAFRDSLRARADRDEPRIGVLTPGSFSETYFEHATLARYLGFLLVEGDDLAVSDNRIHIRTVAGLKRLDVLLRRVDSNSLDPLELDASSHLGVPGLIDVLRKDGVVVANMPGSGVLEARALLGFLPALSRRLLGEELKMPHIATWWCGQRNARDEVLSRLDEVAIEGAYRRGVPGFDSKGPVLASELDASGRQRLVDAISARGMDYVGQEVVRLSTMPVWEQGQLTPRPFVLRVFAAATPDGWAIMPGGFCRIAEQADARAVSMGDGARAADVWVVSEKKVSTATLLPATDKVRIRRIAGVLPSRAADNLFWLGRYLERAEATLRLVRALGSPSGPNKGTAASLQSADRIQRLLVAWGAISQASRAAPGRIVAEALQSAERFGSALSLVRAAQRTATSLRERLSPDAWQVITEMAERLALEVEDDDDVLSAAELTLQELASFAGLAQENMNRAAGWRFLDIGRRAERAINTTRFARQFAYDEAGDEDLDILLTLVDSQITYRSRYLLAPILAPVRDLAVLDTYNPRSVAFQVATLNEHIAALPSLKEHGLIEQPQRLAVAVQAMLATAEAEKLEVKTLFGLEQDLLSLAEAVGLHYFPHGPNASRPEKLTGLA is encoded by the coding sequence ATGGCCGAGGGCGCAGCCGAGGATGACAGAGCGGGGCAGGCGCAGGGCCAGCGTGAAGGCCAGCGCCGTCTCGCCCAATGGGTCCGCGACTACAGCCGCCTGCCCGGCATCCCCGACGAGTTTCTGGGGCCCGATGGTGCCCCCCGCGCGGTCTGGAGCCGCTTCTTCGACGCCTTCGGCGCGCTGGCGCCCGACGAGGCCGAGCGGCGCTTCGCCATGGCCGACCGTCACCTCCGCGAGGCCGGCGTCACCTACCGCGCGCCCGGCGACAGCGCCGACCGGCCGTGGTCGCTCAGCCAACTGCCGCTCCTGATCGACGAGGCCGACTGGCAGCAGCTCTCCGCCGGCATCACCCAGCGCGCCGAGCTTCTGGAGCTCGTGCTACGCGACATCTATGGCGAGGGCCGGCTGGTCGCCGAGGGCGCTTTGCCGGCGGCCGCGATCGCCGGCAGTCCCGAATATCTCCGTCCGGTCTGCGGCGTGCCGCCGCCGGGCGGGCGTTACCTGTCGCTCTATGCCGCCGATGTCGGCCGCGGCCCCGACGGCCGCTGGTGGGTGCTCGGCGACCGCACCCAGGCGCCGTCGGGCGCGGGCTATGCGCTGGAGAATCGCCTGGTGCAGTCGCGGGCCTTCTCCGATCTCTACAAGTCGATGAACGTGCCGCGCGTCGCGCCGTTCTTCGAGGCGTTCCGTGACAGTCTTCGCGCGCGCGCCGACCGCGACGAGCCGCGCATCGGCGTGCTGACGCCCGGCAGCTTCAGCGAGACCTATTTCGAGCATGCCACGCTGGCGCGCTATCTCGGCTTCCTGTTGGTCGAGGGCGACGATCTCGCCGTCAGCGACAACCGGATCCACATACGCACCGTCGCCGGCCTGAAGCGGCTCGACGTGCTGCTGCGCCGGGTCGATTCCAACTCGCTCGATCCGCTCGAGCTCGATGCGTCCTCGCATCTCGGCGTGCCCGGCCTGATCGACGTGCTGCGCAAGGACGGCGTCGTCGTCGCCAACATGCCGGGTTCGGGCGTCCTGGAGGCGAGGGCGCTGCTCGGCTTCCTGCCGGCGCTGAGCCGCCGCCTGCTCGGCGAAGAGTTGAAGATGCCGCACATCGCGACCTGGTGGTGCGGCCAGCGCAACGCGCGCGATGAGGTGCTGTCGCGGCTCGACGAGGTCGCGATCGAGGGCGCCTACCGCCGTGGCGTTCCCGGCTTCGACAGCAAAGGTCCGGTGCTCGCAAGCGAGCTCGATGCCAGCGGTCGCCAGCGCCTGGTCGACGCCATCAGCGCGCGCGGCATGGACTATGTCGGTCAGGAGGTGGTGCGGCTCTCGACCATGCCGGTGTGGGAGCAGGGACAGCTCACGCCGCGCCCCTTCGTGCTGCGCGTGTTCGCGGCCGCAACCCCGGACGGCTGGGCCATCATGCCCGGCGGCTTCTGCCGGATCGCCGAGCAAGCCGATGCGCGCGCGGTGTCGATGGGCGACGGCGCGCGCGCGGCCGACGTCTGGGTGGTCTCCGAGAAGAAGGTCTCGACCGCGACGCTGCTGCCGGCGACTGACAAGGTCCGCATCCGCCGCATCGCCGGCGTGCTGCCGAGCCGCGCCGCCGACAATCTGTTCTGGCTCGGCCGCTATCTCGAACGCGCCGAGGCGACGCTGCGCCTCGTGCGCGCGCTGGGCTCGCCGAGCGGACCCAACAAGGGCACAGCGGCCTCGCTGCAATCGGCCGACCGCATCCAGCGTCTGCTGGTGGCCTGGGGCGCGATCTCGCAGGCCTCGCGCGCGGCGCCGGGGCGCATCGTCGCCGAAGCGTTGCAGAGCGCGGAGCGCTTTGGCTCGGCGCTGTCGCTGGTGCGCGCGGCACAGCGCACCGCGACCTCCTTGCGCGAGCGGTTGTCGCCCGATGCCTGGCAGGTCATCACCGAGATGGCCGAGCGCCTCGCGCTCGAGGTCGAGGACGACGACGACGTGCTGAGCGCGGCCGAGCTCACCTTGCAGGAGCTCGCGAGCTTCGCCGGCCTTGCGCAGGAGAACATGAACCGCGCGGCCGGCTGGCGCTTCCTCGACATTGGCCGCCGCGCCGAGCGCGCCATCAACACCACGCGCTTTGCACGTCAATTTGCATATGACGAGGCGGGCGATGAGGATCTCGACATCCTGCTGACGCTGGTGGATTCCCAGATCACCTATCGCTCGCGCTATCTGCTGGCGCCGATCCTCGCGCCCGTGCGCGACCTCGCCGTGCTCGACACCTACAACCCGCGGTCCGTCGCGTTCCAGGTCGCGACCTTGAACGAGCACATCGCCGCGCTGCCGAGCCTGAAGGAGCACGGCCTGATCGAGCAGCCGCAGCGGCTTGCGGTGGCGGTGCAGGCGATGCTCGCCACCGCAGAAGCCGAGAAGCTCGAGGTCAAGACGCTGTTCGGACTGGAGCAGGATCTGCTCAGCCTCGCCGAGGCGGTGGGCTTGCACTACTTCCCGCACGGCCCCAATGCCAGCCGGCCGGAAAAGCTGACGGGGCTGGCGTGA
- a CDS encoding acyl-CoA dehydrogenase family protein, whose product MDFQHSARSLELQDRVRQFMRTHVEPVEELYYEQVKPEAARYKTPQILQDLKRLAREQGLWNLFLSGEHGPGLSNLEYAPVKEIMGRILWAPEVFNCSAPDVGNMEVLANYGTKAQQERWLKPLLEGRIRSGFSMTEPQVASSDATNIQCAIKRDGDDYVINGRKWFTSGAMNEDCEILIVMGKTAPDDPDPDRHRQQSMILVPKATSGVRIVRDMLTYGYDDAPVGHPEIVYDNVRVPAENMLLGEGRGFEIAQGRLGPGRIHHCMRLIGCAQRALELMCQRSVSRVAFGKPLAEQGSVREDIAHSFCEIAQARLLTLQAADKMDREGNKAARDLIAAAKIVVPSMAARVIDRAIQIHGAAGVSQDTFLARAYVYARFIRIGDGPDQVHLAAVGKELIKRGGVMG is encoded by the coding sequence ATGGACTTTCAACACTCCGCCCGTTCGCTGGAGCTGCAGGACCGCGTCCGGCAGTTCATGCGGACCCATGTCGAGCCGGTCGAGGAGCTCTATTACGAGCAGGTGAAGCCGGAGGCCGCGCGCTACAAGACGCCGCAGATCCTGCAGGACCTGAAGCGGCTGGCGCGGGAGCAGGGGCTCTGGAATCTGTTCCTGTCAGGCGAGCACGGTCCGGGGCTCTCCAACCTCGAATACGCGCCGGTGAAGGAGATCATGGGCCGCATCCTCTGGGCGCCCGAGGTGTTCAACTGCTCGGCGCCCGATGTCGGCAACATGGAGGTGCTCGCAAACTACGGCACCAAGGCGCAGCAGGAGCGCTGGCTGAAGCCGCTGCTGGAAGGGCGCATCCGCTCCGGCTTCTCGATGACGGAGCCGCAGGTCGCCTCCAGCGATGCCACCAACATCCAGTGCGCGATCAAACGCGACGGCGACGACTACGTCATCAACGGTCGCAAATGGTTCACCTCCGGTGCTATGAACGAGGATTGCGAGATCCTGATCGTGATGGGCAAGACCGCGCCCGATGATCCCGATCCCGATCGCCATCGCCAGCAATCCATGATCCTGGTGCCGAAGGCGACGTCCGGCGTGCGCATCGTCCGCGACATGCTCACTTACGGCTACGACGACGCGCCGGTCGGCCATCCCGAGATCGTCTACGACAATGTCCGCGTGCCCGCGGAGAACATGCTGCTCGGCGAGGGCCGCGGCTTCGAGATCGCGCAGGGGCGGCTCGGCCCCGGCCGCATCCATCATTGCATGCGCCTGATCGGCTGCGCCCAGCGCGCGCTGGAATTGATGTGCCAGCGCTCCGTGTCGCGCGTCGCCTTCGGCAAGCCGCTGGCCGAGCAGGGCTCGGTGCGCGAGGACATCGCGCACTCCTTCTGCGAGATCGCGCAGGCGCGGCTCCTCACGCTGCAGGCCGCCGACAAGATGGACCGCGAAGGCAACAAGGCCGCGCGCGATTTGATCGCCGCGGCCAAGATCGTGGTGCCCAGCATGGCCGCTCGCGTCATCGACCGCGCCATCCAGATCCACGGCGCCGCCGGCGTCTCGCAGGACACATTCCTCGCCCGCGCCTATGTCTACGCCCGCTTCATCCGCATCGGCGACGGGCCGGATCAGGTGCACCTTGCCGCGGTCGGCAAGGAGCTGATCAAGCGCGGCGGGGTGATGGGGTAG
- a CDS encoding HD domain-containing protein produces MMTLPRLAAESLEKLLGSFMRRRYDESYARVVEASTRTAMECIGNSDALYHNIEHTMLVTLAAQAIMLGRNLHAHIDAEDYIHVLIACLAHDIGYVRGLFPEDDEDGFIVDEAGTKVSLPRGASDASLMMYHVDRSKLFVRRRLPPIRGVDSERVARAIEGTRFPAREGQEYDDEASILRAADFIGQLGDPNYLRKANALYYEFEEVGINRQLGYDSPADIVNRYPQFYWNSVAPHIQTEIGYLNKTEIGRQWIANLYSNVFRAERDISLSGPQK; encoded by the coding sequence ATGATGACGTTACCGAGACTGGCGGCTGAATCCCTGGAGAAGTTGCTGGGCTCGTTCATGCGTCGCAGGTACGACGAGTCCTATGCCAGGGTGGTGGAGGCCTCGACGCGCACCGCGATGGAATGCATCGGCAACAGCGATGCGCTCTATCACAACATCGAACATACGATGCTGGTGACGCTGGCGGCCCAGGCGATCATGCTCGGCCGCAACCTGCACGCGCACATCGATGCCGAGGACTACATTCATGTCCTGATCGCCTGCCTTGCGCACGATATCGGCTATGTCCGCGGGCTGTTTCCGGAGGATGACGAGGACGGCTTCATCGTCGACGAGGCCGGCACCAAAGTGTCGCTGCCGCGCGGCGCATCGGATGCCAGTCTCATGATGTATCACGTTGATCGCTCGAAACTTTTCGTGAGGCGGCGGCTCCCGCCGATCCGCGGCGTCGACAGCGAGCGCGTCGCCCGCGCCATCGAGGGCACCCGCTTCCCGGCCCGCGAGGGGCAGGAATATGACGACGAGGCCTCGATCCTGCGCGCCGCCGACTTCATCGGCCAGCTCGGCGATCCCAACTATCTGCGCAAGGCCAACGCGCTGTACTACGAGTTCGAGGAGGTCGGCATCAACCGCCAGCTCGGCTACGACTCGCCCGCCGACATCGTGAACCGCTATCCACAATTCTATTGGAACAGCGTCGCACCACACATCCAGACCGAGATCGGCTATCTCAACAAGACCGAGATCGGCCGGCAGTGGATCGCCAACCTCTACAGCAACGTCTTCCGCGCCGAGCGCGACATCTCGCTGTCCGGCCCGCAGAAGTAA
- a CDS encoding alpha/beta fold hydrolase, whose translation MHQKTITTDILDIAYLEYGAPDGWPCIVGHGFPYDVHAYADTAPLIAAAGARVLVPWLRGYGPTRFRSASTLRSGEQAALGADLLAFMDALRIERAVVGGYDWGGRAACVVSTLHTERVVALVSGNSYNIQNIARSMEPASPPEEAALWYQYLFHNERGRRALERNRRGFARQLWSMWSPTWTFDDATFEKSAASFDNPDFVDVVIHSYRHRYALVEGDPAYAGIEAKLAAQPQIRVPTIAIDGDSDGVNPGTAHHARKFEGFFERRVFAGAGHNLPQERPAEWAQAVLDARKAAAA comes from the coding sequence ATGCACCAAAAAACCATCACCACGGATATCCTCGACATCGCCTATCTCGAGTACGGCGCGCCCGACGGCTGGCCTTGCATCGTGGGCCACGGCTTTCCCTACGATGTGCACGCCTATGCCGACACCGCGCCGCTCATCGCAGCGGCGGGCGCGCGGGTGCTGGTGCCCTGGCTGCGCGGCTATGGGCCGACGCGGTTTCGTTCCGCTTCGACCTTGCGCTCCGGCGAGCAGGCGGCGCTCGGGGCCGATCTCCTCGCCTTCATGGACGCGCTTCGCATCGAGCGCGCTGTCGTCGGCGGCTATGATTGGGGCGGACGCGCGGCCTGCGTCGTCTCGACGCTGCATACCGAGCGCGTCGTCGCGCTCGTCTCCGGCAATTCCTACAACATCCAGAACATCGCGCGCTCCATGGAGCCGGCCTCGCCGCCGGAGGAGGCGGCGCTCTGGTATCAATATCTCTTTCACAACGAGCGCGGCCGCCGCGCGCTGGAGCGCAACCGCCGTGGCTTTGCGCGACAGCTCTGGTCGATGTGGTCGCCGACATGGACGTTTGATGACGCGACTTTCGAGAAGAGCGCAGCCTCGTTCGACAATCCTGATTTCGTCGATGTCGTGATCCACTCCTATCGCCACCGCTACGCGCTGGTCGAGGGCGATCCGGCCTATGCGGGCATCGAGGCGAAGCTCGCCGCGCAGCCACAGATCCGCGTTCCCACGATCGCGATCGACGGCGACAGCGATGGCGTCAATCCCGGCACCGCACACCACGCGCGCAAGTTCGAAGGTTTTTTCGAGCGCCGCGTGTTCGCCGGCGCCGGTCACAATCTGCCGCAGGAGCGGCCGGCCGAATGGGCGCAGGCCGTGCTCGACGCGCGGAAGGCGGCTGCGGCATAG